A genomic stretch from Microtus pennsylvanicus isolate mMicPen1 chromosome 11, mMicPen1.hap1, whole genome shotgun sequence includes:
- the LOC142831516 gene encoding uncharacterized protein LOC142831516, whose protein sequence is MMRKMKLPGTQGPRDPGTQGPRVLCRGSLQGNRRASPAGADGKRRKTELQEKAAKLLGVEQTLFVPTNTMANLISVMGHCRRRGSQVLLGQECHLHVYEQGGVAQIAGVHSQPLPDMPHGTLDLNELERALSRGFRNSYHPVCELVCLENTHSSAGGRVLPIDYLCQVRLLAHAYGARVHLDGARLMNAAVALRVPPARLVEHCDSVSFCFSKGLGAPVGALVGGAKGFIEEAWRLRKALGGGMRQAGVLAAAAMVGLAEAEEVLPRDHENARRFAKGLRDLASPICSVDPDTVETNMVLVQVAGQPPAELCQRLQAVSAEEVAQTGRAVSVLLFPWTEHAVRAVWHRDVSAQDTELALRKWEFVLRQLRP, encoded by the exons ATGATGAGGAAGATGAAACTTCCAG ggacccagggacccagggacccagggacccagggacccagggtgCTGTGCAGAGGAAGTCTGCAGGGAAACCGCAGGGCCTCACCTGCCGGGGCtgatgggaaaagaagaaaaacag aaCTGCAGGAGAAGGCTGCAAAGCTGCTTGGGGTGGAGCAGACCCTGTTTGTGCCAACCAACACCATGGCCAACCTCATCTCTG TGATGGGTCACTGCCGGCGCCGGGGTTCCCAGGTCCTCCTTGGGCAGGAATGCCACCTCCACGTCTATGAGCAGGGCGGGGTGGCTCAG ATCGCCGGGGTGCATTCCCAGCCCCTCCCAGACATGCCCCATGGCACCTTGGACCTGAACGAGCTGGAGAGGGCACTCTCTCGGGGTTTCAGGAACTCCTACCATCCAGTCTGTGAGCTTGTGTGTCTGGAGAACACACACAGCAGCGCAGGGGGCCGGGTCCTTCCCATCGACTACCTCTGCCAG GTGCGCCTCCTGGCCCACGCCTACGGAGCACGGGTCCACCTGGATGGGGCGCGACTGATGAATGCAGCTGTGGCCCTGCGTGTGCCTCCCGCCCGCCTGGTGGAGCACTGTGACTCTGTATCCTTCTGCTTCTCTAAG GGTCTTGGTGCACCAGTCGGGGCGCTGGTCGGTGGAGCCAAAGGCTTCATTGAGGAAGCCTGGCGCCTCCGCAAAGCCCTGGGTGGAGGCATGCGCCAGGCTGGAGTACTGGCTGCGGCTGCCATGGTGGGACTggctgaggcagaggaggtgCTGCCAAGGGATCATGAGAATGCCAGGAGATTCGCTAAAG GACTCCGGGACCTGGCATCACCCATTTGCTCCGTGGATCCCGACACTGTGGAGACCAACATGGTGCTGGTGCAGGTGGCGGGGCAGCCTCCTGCAGAGCTGTGCCAGCGCCTACAGGCTGTgagtgctgaggaggtggctcagacTGGCCGCGCTGTGAGCGTGCTGCTCTTTCCCTGGACAGAACACGCCGTGCGGGCCGTGTGGCACCGGGATGTGTCTGCTCAGGACACGGAACTGGCGctgaggaagtgggaatttgtgCTGAGGCAGTTGAGGCCCTGA
- the LOC142859821 gene encoding ATP-binding cassette sub-family A member 6-like isoform X3 — translation MSMKEMSVYQQTCVLLHKNLLKKWRGRRESFLEWSIPIIIGLYMGQFSFFKENMQLPEIPPQDLGSLDEFNGSSIMVFYTPVSNITQQIMNKTTFSPSMKGTRIIGLPSKKDLDNMLLKNIPHALGIIFNDTFSYKLEVFLSHGYPFLKEDILAHCWGMQGDVSCSLSRYWKRGFVPLQTAINAAIIEITTNRSVMEKLMSVDAISMKTLPFITKDTFQYEFFIVFCLLYFSSFVYFISRNVTNERKKSKELMKMMGLQDSAFWLSWGLIYVGFIFITSIFIAVIITSAQIIVMTGFPVIFTLFFLYGLSLPPLPGDSLSSEERDLMETSHLDFL, via the exons ATGAGTATGAAGGAGATGAGTGTGTATCAGCAAACCTGCGTCCTTCTGCACAAGAATCTGCTCaagaaatggagagggagaagggagagcttCTTG GAATGGAGCATCCCAATTATTATAGGACTGTATATGGGgcagttttcatttttcaaagaaaatatgcaaCTCCCTGAAATCCCACCTCAGGATCTTGGAAGTTTAGATGAATTTAATGGATCTTCTATCATGGTTTTTTATACACCAGTCTCTAACATAACCCAACAGATAATGAATAAAACAACCTTTTCTCCCTCTATGAAAG GAACGAGAATCATTGGGTTGCCAAGTAAGAAAGACTTGGATAATATGCTTCTGAAGAATATTCCCCATGCTCTTGGAATCATATTTAATGACACCTTCTCTTACAAGTTAGAAGTATTTCTGTCACATGGATATCCATTTTTGAAAGAAGATATATTAG CTCATTGCTGGGGTATGCAAGGTGATGTTTCCTGTTCATTGTCCAGATACTGGAAGAGAGGATTTGTGCCTTTACAAACTGCCATCAATGCCGCTATCATAGAA aTCACAACAAATCGTTCTGTGATGGAGAAGTTGATGTCCGTTGATGCCATAAGCATGAAGACATTACCTTTCATTACTAAAGATACTTTTCAATATGAGTTTTTTATTGTATTCTGCTTGCTTTATTTCTCctcatttgtatattttatatcacGCAATGTTACCAATGAGAGGAAAAAGTCTAAGGAACTGATGAAAATGATGGGTCTACAAGACTCGGCATTCTG gcTGTCCTGGGGCTTAATCTATGTTGGCTTCATCTTCATTACTTCCATATTCATTGCAGTTATCATAACTTCTGCCCAAATTATAGTGATGACTGGTTTTCCTGTCATATTTACGCTCTTTTTCTTATATGGATTATCTTTG CCTCCTCTTCCAGGGGATTCCCTAAGCtctgaggagagggatttgatggagacctctcATCTAGACTTTCT ataG